One segment of Meleagris gallopavo isolate NT-WF06-2002-E0010 breed Aviagen turkey brand Nicholas breeding stock chromosome 8, Turkey_5.1, whole genome shotgun sequence DNA contains the following:
- the SLK gene encoding STE20-like serine/threonine-protein kinase isoform X1, with amino-acid sequence MVEIDILASCDHPNIVKLLDAFYYENNLWILIEFCAGGAVDAVMLELERPLTEPQIKVVCRQTLEALNYLHENKIIHRDLKAGNILFTLDGDIKLADFGVSAKNTRTIQRRDSFIGTPYWMAPEVVMCETSKDRPYDYKADIWSLGITLIEMAQIEPPHHELNPMRVLLKIAKSDPPTLAQPSKWSSDFKDFLKKCLEKNVDLRWSATQLLQHPFVTVTSNKPIRELIAEAKAEVTEEVEDGKDEDEEEETDNSLQLPADKRASSDLSIASSEEDKLSQNASVLESLSEKTESNAIEEKSNTIFPDGKTIEDDSQDIKVRKTAESIPDVVGGDIKVQNGSVPTGEVEEGKILPAEKNTESPEATAEDAEPQKGRKELDAVTISEIKDEHNLKTEKENDIGNEQREENELKVVPRVDDSVETGEAVSEETGEKEEEIRIDLPESENEKVTAENIIEQKEDEDEAQKETITDVTTDSVPSAEDKVSDEEKELIKHGIENIKEIGGIAETQISDGDKIPETSDKPVESQAKQVLEIISSEETLSESQDKEIKVEEKLAESENENICKISSMEEMESKDSGEDDVGQKAKQDKPEEISHKMVDEQTEMDQNPEEHGAENIQENNIRMGKEQPEVSSDKIMKNKLQDTTSKQADDSELTPVPSISISTEENNGKVKIDNQDSTETLQQLESENLKENDADSGTGSTADNSSIDLNLSISSFLSKNKETGSISLQETRRQKKTLKKTRKFVVDGVEVSVTTSKIVTENDSKSEEMRFLRRQELRELRLLQKEEQRAQQQLSNKLLQQREQMYRRFEQEMTSKKRQYDQEIENLEKQQKQTIERLEQEHTNRLRDEAKRIKAEQEKELSKFQNMLKNKKKEVFCEVEKAPKELRKELLKRKKEELAQSQHAQEQEFVQKQQQELDASLKKIIQQQKTELATIERDCLNSKQQLMRAREAAIWELEERHLQEKHQLLKQQLKDQYFMQRHQLLKRHEKETEQMQRYNQRLIEELKNKQTQERARLPKIQRSEAKTRMAMFKKSLRINSLASPDQDREKIKQFAIQEEKRQKNERLAQHQKHENQMRDLQLQCEANIRELHQLQNEKCHLLVEHETQKLKELDEEHSQELKEWREKLRPRKKTLEEEFARKLQEQEVFFKMTGESECLNPSTQSRISKFYPIPSLHSTGS; translated from the exons agctTGAAAGGCCATTAACAGAGCCGCAGATCAAAGTGGTGTGCAGGCAGACACTGGAAGCGTTGAACTACTTGCATGAAAATAAGATCATCCACAGAGATCTAAAAGCTGGCAATATTCTTTTCACATTGGATGGAGACATTAAACTAG CGGATTTCGGAGTATCAGCTAAGAACACAAGAACCATACAAAGAAGAGATTCTTTTATCGGAACACCATACTG GATGGCTCCAGAAGTAGTAATGTGTGAGACATCTAAAGACAGGCCTTACGATTACAAGGCTGACATTTGGTCTCTTGGCATTACTTTAATTGAAATGGCTCAAATAGAGCCACCTCACCATGAATTGAATCCAATGCGAGTGCTCCTGAAAATAGCAAAATCTGATCCACCTACATTAGCACAGCCTTCTAAATg gTCATCGGATTTTAAAGactttctgaagaaatgtttggaaaagaatgTAGATTTGAGGTGGAGTGCAACCCAACTCCTACAG CATCCATTTGTTACTGTTACTTCCAATAAGCCAATAAGAGAATTGATTGCAGAAGCTAAGGCAGAAGTTACGGAAGAAGTGGAAGATGGTAAAGATgaggatgaagaagaggaaacagACAATTCTCTG CAGTTACCTGCAGACAAGCGTGCATCTTCTGACCTTAGTATTGCCAGCTCTGAAGAGGATAAGCTCTCACAGAATGCCTCTGTTCTGGAATCActttctgagaaaacagaaagtaatgCAATTGAGGAGAAAAGCAACACTATATTTCCAGATGGTAAAACAATTGAAGATGACTCTCAGGACATTAAAGTTAGGAAAACAGCTGAAAGCATACCTGATGTTGTTGGTGGTGATATCAAAGTGCAGAATGGTTCTGTGCCAACTGGTGAAGTTGAGGAAGGCAAAATATTGCCAGCTGAAAAGAATACAGAAAGTCCGGAAGCAACAGCTGAAGATGCAGAACctcagaaaggaaggaaagaactTGATGCAGTAACAATATCAGAAATAAAGGATGAACACAACTTAAAAAcggagaaagaaaatgacataGGAAATgaacaaagagaggaaaatgaacTGAAAGTAGTTCCTAGAGTTGATGACAGTGTAGAAACTGGAGAAGCCGTTTCTGAGGAAACTggtgaaaaagaagaggaaatcaGAATAGATCTCCCAGagagtgaaaatgaaaaggtcactgcagaaaatatcatagagcaaaaggaagatgaagacGAAGCTCAGAAAGAGACAATAACAGATGTCACTACAGACTCTGTACCTAGTGCTGAGGATAAAGTGtcagatgaagaaaaggaacTCATAAAGCATGGAATTGAAAACATTAAGGAGATAGGTGGTATTGCTGAAACACAGATCAGCGATGGGGATAAAATACCTGAGACGTCGGATAAGCCAGTGGAAAGTCAGGCTAAGCAGGTCCTTGAGATAATCAGCTCTGAAGAAACTCTATCAGAAAGCCAAGATAAAGAGATCAAAGTGGAGGAGAAGCTGgcagaaagtgaaaatgagaataTCTGTAAAATAAGTAGCATGGAGGAAATGGAGAGCAAAGACTCTGGAGAAGATGATGTAGGCCAGAAGGCAAAACAGGACAAGCCTGAGGAGATTTCTCATAAAATGGTGGATGAACAGACTGAGATGGACCAGAATCCAGAAGAGCACGGAGCTGAGAAtatccaggaaaacaatatcCGAATGGGCAAAGAGCAACCAGAAGTTTCTTCtgataaaataatgaagaacaAGCTTCAAGACACTACCAGCAAACAAGCTGATGACTCTGAACTCACTCCAGTTCCCAGTATTAGTAttagcactgaagaaaataatgggAAGGTCAAAATAGATAATCAAGACAGTACTGAAACGTTACAGCAGCTAGAATCTGAGAACCTGAAGGAAAATGATGCAGATTCAGGCACGGGTTCTACTGCAGATAACAGCAGCATTGATTTGAACTTGTCAATTTCTAGTTTCCTCAGTAAAAACAAGGAGACAGGATCAATATCTTTACAG GAAACcaggagacagaagaaaactttaaagaaaactcGGAAGTTTGTTGTTGATGGAGTAGAAGTGAGTGTAACAACATCCAAAATAGTTACTGAAAATGACTCCAAAAGTGAAGAAATGAGATTTCTGCG gcGTCAGGAGCTGAGAGAACTGAGGCTTCTTCAGAAAGAGGAGCAGAGAgcccaacagcagctcagcaataAGCTCCTGCAACAGCGGGAACAGATGTACAGGCGTTTTGAACAGGAAATGACA AGTAAGAAGCGGCAGTACGACCAAGAAATAGAGAATCTGGAGAAGCAACAGAAGCAGACAATAGAGCGCTTGGAGCAGGAGCACACAAATCGGTTACGAGATGAAGCGAAGCGcatcaaagcagagcaggagaaagaGCTGTCCAAATTCCAGAACATgctgaagaacaagaagaagGAG GTTTTTTGTGAAGTGGAGAAAGCACCAAAAGAGCTGAGAAAAGAGCTCCTGAAACGCAAGAAAGAGGAGCTTGCACAAAGCCAGCATGCTCAG GAGCAGGAGTTTGTACAGAAGCAGCAACAAGAACTGGATGCAtctctgaagaaaattattcagCAGCAAAAGACAGAACTAGCCACTATTGAACGAGATTGCCtcaacagcaaacagcagctcaTGAGAG CTCGCGAAGCTGCCATCTGGGAGCTGGAGGAGCGACATCTACAAGAGAAACACCAGCTCCTCAAACAGCAACTGAAGGATCAGTACTTCATGCAGAGGCATCAGCTGCTTAAGAGGCATGAAAAG GAAACAGAACAAATGCAGAGATACAACCAGCGCCTTATTGAAGAGCTAAAGAACAAGCAAACTCAGGAAAGAGCCAGACTGCCTAAGATCCAGCGAAGTGAAGCAAAGACTCGAATGGCTATGTTTAAGAAAAGTTTAAGAATTAATTCATTAGCCTCTCCAGATCAAGATCGTGAAAAGATTAAGCAG TTTGCAATccaagaagaaaagagacagaaaaatgagagacTGGCGCAGCATCAGAAACATGAAAATCAAATGCGGGACCTTCAGTTGCAGTGTGAAGCAAACATCAGAGAACTGCATCAGCTACAG aatgaaaaatgcCATCTACTGGTTGAACACGAGACTCAGAAGCTCAAAGAACTAGATGAAGAGCACAGCCAAGAACTGAAGGAATGGAGAGAGAAACTGAGACcaagaaaaaag ACGCTGGAAGAAGAATTTGCCAGAAAACTGCAGGAACaggaagttttctttaaaatgactGGAGAATCTGAATGCCTTAACCCTTCAACACAAAGCCGGATTTCCAAATTCTACCCAATCCCCAGCCTTCACTCAACTGGGTCGTAA
- the SLK gene encoding STE20-like serine/threonine-protein kinase isoform X2 — protein MVEIDILASCDHPNIVKLLDAFYYENNLWILIEFCAGGAVDAVMLELERPLTEPQIKVVCRQTLEALNYLHENKIIHRDLKAGNILFTLDGDIKLADFGVSAKNTRTIQRRDSFIGTPYWMAPEVVMCETSKDRPYDYKADIWSLGITLIEMAQIEPPHHELNPMRVLLKIAKSDPPTLAQPSKWSSDFKDFLKKCLEKNVDLRWSATQLLQHPFVTVTSNKPIRELIAEAKAEVTEEVEDGKDEDEEEETDNSLLPADKRASSDLSIASSEEDKLSQNASVLESLSEKTESNAIEEKSNTIFPDGKTIEDDSQDIKVRKTAESIPDVVGGDIKVQNGSVPTGEVEEGKILPAEKNTESPEATAEDAEPQKGRKELDAVTISEIKDEHNLKTEKENDIGNEQREENELKVVPRVDDSVETGEAVSEETGEKEEEIRIDLPESENEKVTAENIIEQKEDEDEAQKETITDVTTDSVPSAEDKVSDEEKELIKHGIENIKEIGGIAETQISDGDKIPETSDKPVESQAKQVLEIISSEETLSESQDKEIKVEEKLAESENENICKISSMEEMESKDSGEDDVGQKAKQDKPEEISHKMVDEQTEMDQNPEEHGAENIQENNIRMGKEQPEVSSDKIMKNKLQDTTSKQADDSELTPVPSISISTEENNGKVKIDNQDSTETLQQLESENLKENDADSGTGSTADNSSIDLNLSISSFLSKNKETGSISLQETRRQKKTLKKTRKFVVDGVEVSVTTSKIVTENDSKSEEMRFLRRQELRELRLLQKEEQRAQQQLSNKLLQQREQMYRRFEQEMTSKKRQYDQEIENLEKQQKQTIERLEQEHTNRLRDEAKRIKAEQEKELSKFQNMLKNKKKEVFCEVEKAPKELRKELLKRKKEELAQSQHAQEQEFVQKQQQELDASLKKIIQQQKTELATIERDCLNSKQQLMRAREAAIWELEERHLQEKHQLLKQQLKDQYFMQRHQLLKRHEKETEQMQRYNQRLIEELKNKQTQERARLPKIQRSEAKTRMAMFKKSLRINSLASPDQDREKIKQFAIQEEKRQKNERLAQHQKHENQMRDLQLQCEANIRELHQLQNEKCHLLVEHETQKLKELDEEHSQELKEWREKLRPRKKTLEEEFARKLQEQEVFFKMTGESECLNPSTQSRISKFYPIPSLHSTGS, from the exons agctTGAAAGGCCATTAACAGAGCCGCAGATCAAAGTGGTGTGCAGGCAGACACTGGAAGCGTTGAACTACTTGCATGAAAATAAGATCATCCACAGAGATCTAAAAGCTGGCAATATTCTTTTCACATTGGATGGAGACATTAAACTAG CGGATTTCGGAGTATCAGCTAAGAACACAAGAACCATACAAAGAAGAGATTCTTTTATCGGAACACCATACTG GATGGCTCCAGAAGTAGTAATGTGTGAGACATCTAAAGACAGGCCTTACGATTACAAGGCTGACATTTGGTCTCTTGGCATTACTTTAATTGAAATGGCTCAAATAGAGCCACCTCACCATGAATTGAATCCAATGCGAGTGCTCCTGAAAATAGCAAAATCTGATCCACCTACATTAGCACAGCCTTCTAAATg gTCATCGGATTTTAAAGactttctgaagaaatgtttggaaaagaatgTAGATTTGAGGTGGAGTGCAACCCAACTCCTACAG CATCCATTTGTTACTGTTACTTCCAATAAGCCAATAAGAGAATTGATTGCAGAAGCTAAGGCAGAAGTTACGGAAGAAGTGGAAGATGGTAAAGATgaggatgaagaagaggaaacagACAATTCTCTG TTACCTGCAGACAAGCGTGCATCTTCTGACCTTAGTATTGCCAGCTCTGAAGAGGATAAGCTCTCACAGAATGCCTCTGTTCTGGAATCActttctgagaaaacagaaagtaatgCAATTGAGGAGAAAAGCAACACTATATTTCCAGATGGTAAAACAATTGAAGATGACTCTCAGGACATTAAAGTTAGGAAAACAGCTGAAAGCATACCTGATGTTGTTGGTGGTGATATCAAAGTGCAGAATGGTTCTGTGCCAACTGGTGAAGTTGAGGAAGGCAAAATATTGCCAGCTGAAAAGAATACAGAAAGTCCGGAAGCAACAGCTGAAGATGCAGAACctcagaaaggaaggaaagaactTGATGCAGTAACAATATCAGAAATAAAGGATGAACACAACTTAAAAAcggagaaagaaaatgacataGGAAATgaacaaagagaggaaaatgaacTGAAAGTAGTTCCTAGAGTTGATGACAGTGTAGAAACTGGAGAAGCCGTTTCTGAGGAAACTggtgaaaaagaagaggaaatcaGAATAGATCTCCCAGagagtgaaaatgaaaaggtcactgcagaaaatatcatagagcaaaaggaagatgaagacGAAGCTCAGAAAGAGACAATAACAGATGTCACTACAGACTCTGTACCTAGTGCTGAGGATAAAGTGtcagatgaagaaaaggaacTCATAAAGCATGGAATTGAAAACATTAAGGAGATAGGTGGTATTGCTGAAACACAGATCAGCGATGGGGATAAAATACCTGAGACGTCGGATAAGCCAGTGGAAAGTCAGGCTAAGCAGGTCCTTGAGATAATCAGCTCTGAAGAAACTCTATCAGAAAGCCAAGATAAAGAGATCAAAGTGGAGGAGAAGCTGgcagaaagtgaaaatgagaataTCTGTAAAATAAGTAGCATGGAGGAAATGGAGAGCAAAGACTCTGGAGAAGATGATGTAGGCCAGAAGGCAAAACAGGACAAGCCTGAGGAGATTTCTCATAAAATGGTGGATGAACAGACTGAGATGGACCAGAATCCAGAAGAGCACGGAGCTGAGAAtatccaggaaaacaatatcCGAATGGGCAAAGAGCAACCAGAAGTTTCTTCtgataaaataatgaagaacaAGCTTCAAGACACTACCAGCAAACAAGCTGATGACTCTGAACTCACTCCAGTTCCCAGTATTAGTAttagcactgaagaaaataatgggAAGGTCAAAATAGATAATCAAGACAGTACTGAAACGTTACAGCAGCTAGAATCTGAGAACCTGAAGGAAAATGATGCAGATTCAGGCACGGGTTCTACTGCAGATAACAGCAGCATTGATTTGAACTTGTCAATTTCTAGTTTCCTCAGTAAAAACAAGGAGACAGGATCAATATCTTTACAG GAAACcaggagacagaagaaaactttaaagaaaactcGGAAGTTTGTTGTTGATGGAGTAGAAGTGAGTGTAACAACATCCAAAATAGTTACTGAAAATGACTCCAAAAGTGAAGAAATGAGATTTCTGCG gcGTCAGGAGCTGAGAGAACTGAGGCTTCTTCAGAAAGAGGAGCAGAGAgcccaacagcagctcagcaataAGCTCCTGCAACAGCGGGAACAGATGTACAGGCGTTTTGAACAGGAAATGACA AGTAAGAAGCGGCAGTACGACCAAGAAATAGAGAATCTGGAGAAGCAACAGAAGCAGACAATAGAGCGCTTGGAGCAGGAGCACACAAATCGGTTACGAGATGAAGCGAAGCGcatcaaagcagagcaggagaaagaGCTGTCCAAATTCCAGAACATgctgaagaacaagaagaagGAG GTTTTTTGTGAAGTGGAGAAAGCACCAAAAGAGCTGAGAAAAGAGCTCCTGAAACGCAAGAAAGAGGAGCTTGCACAAAGCCAGCATGCTCAG GAGCAGGAGTTTGTACAGAAGCAGCAACAAGAACTGGATGCAtctctgaagaaaattattcagCAGCAAAAGACAGAACTAGCCACTATTGAACGAGATTGCCtcaacagcaaacagcagctcaTGAGAG CTCGCGAAGCTGCCATCTGGGAGCTGGAGGAGCGACATCTACAAGAGAAACACCAGCTCCTCAAACAGCAACTGAAGGATCAGTACTTCATGCAGAGGCATCAGCTGCTTAAGAGGCATGAAAAG GAAACAGAACAAATGCAGAGATACAACCAGCGCCTTATTGAAGAGCTAAAGAACAAGCAAACTCAGGAAAGAGCCAGACTGCCTAAGATCCAGCGAAGTGAAGCAAAGACTCGAATGGCTATGTTTAAGAAAAGTTTAAGAATTAATTCATTAGCCTCTCCAGATCAAGATCGTGAAAAGATTAAGCAG TTTGCAATccaagaagaaaagagacagaaaaatgagagacTGGCGCAGCATCAGAAACATGAAAATCAAATGCGGGACCTTCAGTTGCAGTGTGAAGCAAACATCAGAGAACTGCATCAGCTACAG aatgaaaaatgcCATCTACTGGTTGAACACGAGACTCAGAAGCTCAAAGAACTAGATGAAGAGCACAGCCAAGAACTGAAGGAATGGAGAGAGAAACTGAGACcaagaaaaaag ACGCTGGAAGAAGAATTTGCCAGAAAACTGCAGGAACaggaagttttctttaaaatgactGGAGAATCTGAATGCCTTAACCCTTCAACACAAAGCCGGATTTCCAAATTCTACCCAATCCCCAGCCTTCACTCAACTGGGTCGTAA
- the SLK gene encoding STE20-like serine/threonine-protein kinase isoform X3, translating into MVEIDILASCDHPNIVKLLDAFYYENNLWILIEFCAGGAVDAVMLELERPLTEPQIKVVCRQTLEALNYLHENKIIHRDLKAGNILFTLDGDIKLADFGVSAKNTRTIQRRDSFIGTPYWMAPEVVMCETSKDRPYDYKADIWSLGITLIEMAQIEPPHHELNPMRVLLKIAKSDPPTLAQPSKWSSDFKDFLKKCLEKNVDLRWSATQLLQHPFVTVTSNKPIRELIAEAKAEVTEEVEDGKDEDEEEETDNSLQLPADKRASSDLSIASSEEDKLSQNASVLESLSEKTESNAIEEKSNTIFPDGKTIEDDSQDIKVRKTAESIPDVVGGDIKVQNGSVPTGEVEEGKILPAEKNTESPEATAEDAEPQKGRKELDAVTISEIKDEHNLKTEKENDIGNEQREENELKVVPRVDDSVETGEAVSEETGEKEEEIRIDLPESENEKVTAENIIEQKEDEDEAQKETITDVTTDSVPSAEDKVSDEEKELIKHGIENIKEIGGIAETQISDGDKIPETSDKPVESQAKQVLEIISSEETLSESQDKEIKVEEKLAESENENICKISSMEEMESKDSGEDDVGQKAKQDKPEEISHKMVDEQTEMDQNPEEHGAENIQENNIRMGKEQPEVSSDKIMKNKLQDTTSKQADDSELTPVPSISISTEENNGKVKIDNQDSTETLQQLESENLKENDADSGTGSTADNSSIDLNLSISSFLSKNKETGSISLQETRRQKKTLKKTRKFVVDGVEVSVTTSKIVTENDSKSEEMRFLRRQELRELRLLQKEEQRAQQQLSNKLLQQREQMYRRFEQEMTSKKRQYDQEIENLEKQQKQTIERLEQEHTNRLRDEAKRIKAEQEKELSKFQNMLKNKKKEEQEFVQKQQQELDASLKKIIQQQKTELATIERDCLNSKQQLMRAREAAIWELEERHLQEKHQLLKQQLKDQYFMQRHQLLKRHEKETEQMQRYNQRLIEELKNKQTQERARLPKIQRSEAKTRMAMFKKSLRINSLASPDQDREKIKQFAIQEEKRQKNERLAQHQKHENQMRDLQLQCEANIRELHQLQNEKCHLLVEHETQKLKELDEEHSQELKEWREKLRPRKKTLEEEFARKLQEQEVFFKMTGESECLNPSTQSRISKFYPIPSLHSTGS; encoded by the exons agctTGAAAGGCCATTAACAGAGCCGCAGATCAAAGTGGTGTGCAGGCAGACACTGGAAGCGTTGAACTACTTGCATGAAAATAAGATCATCCACAGAGATCTAAAAGCTGGCAATATTCTTTTCACATTGGATGGAGACATTAAACTAG CGGATTTCGGAGTATCAGCTAAGAACACAAGAACCATACAAAGAAGAGATTCTTTTATCGGAACACCATACTG GATGGCTCCAGAAGTAGTAATGTGTGAGACATCTAAAGACAGGCCTTACGATTACAAGGCTGACATTTGGTCTCTTGGCATTACTTTAATTGAAATGGCTCAAATAGAGCCACCTCACCATGAATTGAATCCAATGCGAGTGCTCCTGAAAATAGCAAAATCTGATCCACCTACATTAGCACAGCCTTCTAAATg gTCATCGGATTTTAAAGactttctgaagaaatgtttggaaaagaatgTAGATTTGAGGTGGAGTGCAACCCAACTCCTACAG CATCCATTTGTTACTGTTACTTCCAATAAGCCAATAAGAGAATTGATTGCAGAAGCTAAGGCAGAAGTTACGGAAGAAGTGGAAGATGGTAAAGATgaggatgaagaagaggaaacagACAATTCTCTG CAGTTACCTGCAGACAAGCGTGCATCTTCTGACCTTAGTATTGCCAGCTCTGAAGAGGATAAGCTCTCACAGAATGCCTCTGTTCTGGAATCActttctgagaaaacagaaagtaatgCAATTGAGGAGAAAAGCAACACTATATTTCCAGATGGTAAAACAATTGAAGATGACTCTCAGGACATTAAAGTTAGGAAAACAGCTGAAAGCATACCTGATGTTGTTGGTGGTGATATCAAAGTGCAGAATGGTTCTGTGCCAACTGGTGAAGTTGAGGAAGGCAAAATATTGCCAGCTGAAAAGAATACAGAAAGTCCGGAAGCAACAGCTGAAGATGCAGAACctcagaaaggaaggaaagaactTGATGCAGTAACAATATCAGAAATAAAGGATGAACACAACTTAAAAAcggagaaagaaaatgacataGGAAATgaacaaagagaggaaaatgaacTGAAAGTAGTTCCTAGAGTTGATGACAGTGTAGAAACTGGAGAAGCCGTTTCTGAGGAAACTggtgaaaaagaagaggaaatcaGAATAGATCTCCCAGagagtgaaaatgaaaaggtcactgcagaaaatatcatagagcaaaaggaagatgaagacGAAGCTCAGAAAGAGACAATAACAGATGTCACTACAGACTCTGTACCTAGTGCTGAGGATAAAGTGtcagatgaagaaaaggaacTCATAAAGCATGGAATTGAAAACATTAAGGAGATAGGTGGTATTGCTGAAACACAGATCAGCGATGGGGATAAAATACCTGAGACGTCGGATAAGCCAGTGGAAAGTCAGGCTAAGCAGGTCCTTGAGATAATCAGCTCTGAAGAAACTCTATCAGAAAGCCAAGATAAAGAGATCAAAGTGGAGGAGAAGCTGgcagaaagtgaaaatgagaataTCTGTAAAATAAGTAGCATGGAGGAAATGGAGAGCAAAGACTCTGGAGAAGATGATGTAGGCCAGAAGGCAAAACAGGACAAGCCTGAGGAGATTTCTCATAAAATGGTGGATGAACAGACTGAGATGGACCAGAATCCAGAAGAGCACGGAGCTGAGAAtatccaggaaaacaatatcCGAATGGGCAAAGAGCAACCAGAAGTTTCTTCtgataaaataatgaagaacaAGCTTCAAGACACTACCAGCAAACAAGCTGATGACTCTGAACTCACTCCAGTTCCCAGTATTAGTAttagcactgaagaaaataatgggAAGGTCAAAATAGATAATCAAGACAGTACTGAAACGTTACAGCAGCTAGAATCTGAGAACCTGAAGGAAAATGATGCAGATTCAGGCACGGGTTCTACTGCAGATAACAGCAGCATTGATTTGAACTTGTCAATTTCTAGTTTCCTCAGTAAAAACAAGGAGACAGGATCAATATCTTTACAG GAAACcaggagacagaagaaaactttaaagaaaactcGGAAGTTTGTTGTTGATGGAGTAGAAGTGAGTGTAACAACATCCAAAATAGTTACTGAAAATGACTCCAAAAGTGAAGAAATGAGATTTCTGCG gcGTCAGGAGCTGAGAGAACTGAGGCTTCTTCAGAAAGAGGAGCAGAGAgcccaacagcagctcagcaataAGCTCCTGCAACAGCGGGAACAGATGTACAGGCGTTTTGAACAGGAAATGACA AGTAAGAAGCGGCAGTACGACCAAGAAATAGAGAATCTGGAGAAGCAACAGAAGCAGACAATAGAGCGCTTGGAGCAGGAGCACACAAATCGGTTACGAGATGAAGCGAAGCGcatcaaagcagagcaggagaaagaGCTGTCCAAATTCCAGAACATgctgaagaacaagaagaagGAG GAGCAGGAGTTTGTACAGAAGCAGCAACAAGAACTGGATGCAtctctgaagaaaattattcagCAGCAAAAGACAGAACTAGCCACTATTGAACGAGATTGCCtcaacagcaaacagcagctcaTGAGAG CTCGCGAAGCTGCCATCTGGGAGCTGGAGGAGCGACATCTACAAGAGAAACACCAGCTCCTCAAACAGCAACTGAAGGATCAGTACTTCATGCAGAGGCATCAGCTGCTTAAGAGGCATGAAAAG GAAACAGAACAAATGCAGAGATACAACCAGCGCCTTATTGAAGAGCTAAAGAACAAGCAAACTCAGGAAAGAGCCAGACTGCCTAAGATCCAGCGAAGTGAAGCAAAGACTCGAATGGCTATGTTTAAGAAAAGTTTAAGAATTAATTCATTAGCCTCTCCAGATCAAGATCGTGAAAAGATTAAGCAG TTTGCAATccaagaagaaaagagacagaaaaatgagagacTGGCGCAGCATCAGAAACATGAAAATCAAATGCGGGACCTTCAGTTGCAGTGTGAAGCAAACATCAGAGAACTGCATCAGCTACAG aatgaaaaatgcCATCTACTGGTTGAACACGAGACTCAGAAGCTCAAAGAACTAGATGAAGAGCACAGCCAAGAACTGAAGGAATGGAGAGAGAAACTGAGACcaagaaaaaag ACGCTGGAAGAAGAATTTGCCAGAAAACTGCAGGAACaggaagttttctttaaaatgactGGAGAATCTGAATGCCTTAACCCTTCAACACAAAGCCGGATTTCCAAATTCTACCCAATCCCCAGCCTTCACTCAACTGGGTCGTAA